A single window of Paenibacillus sp. FSL H8-0537 DNA harbors:
- a CDS encoding stage V sporulation protein S has protein sequence MDVLKVSAKSNPNSVAGALAGVLRERGAAELQAIGAGALNQAIKAVAIARGFVAPSGVDLICIPAFTDIVIDGEDRTAIKLIVEPR, from the coding sequence ATGGATGTATTAAAAGTTTCAGCAAAGTCCAATCCAAATTCCGTTGCAGGTGCGCTGGCCGGAGTTTTACGTGAACGCGGCGCCGCTGAATTACAAGCTATCGGGGCGGGTGCACTAAATCAAGCGATTAAGGCAGTTGCGATTGCGCGAGGATTTGTTGCTCCCAGCGGGGTGGATTTAATTTGTATACCAGCATTTACAGACATTGTGATTGATGGCGAGGATCGGACGGCGATTAAGCTCATTGTTGAGCCTAGATAA
- a CDS encoding phosphate propanoyltransferase → MTQKLVPVGVSARHIHLSEEHVAILFGEGYELTEAKALSQPGQYAANETVAVIGPKSSFPKVRILGPVRKATQLEVSRTDAFSIGVNPPVRESGDISGSAGITLKGPAGEVTIEEGVIVAARHIHFHTSDAEKWGIADKQKLKVRFGGDRGVVFEEVIARVSPDFALDMHIDTDEANAAGIKNGDTAEIVG, encoded by the coding sequence ATGACACAAAAACTAGTACCTGTAGGGGTATCGGCACGCCATATTCATTTATCTGAAGAGCATGTCGCGATTTTATTTGGAGAAGGCTACGAGCTGACGGAGGCGAAAGCACTCTCTCAGCCAGGACAATATGCAGCAAATGAAACGGTTGCCGTAATCGGACCGAAATCTTCTTTTCCTAAAGTAAGAATTCTTGGGCCTGTCCGTAAGGCGACACAGCTTGAAGTTTCACGCACGGATGCTTTCTCGATTGGCGTAAACCCGCCGGTTCGCGAATCCGGTGATATTAGCGGCTCCGCTGGCATTACACTGAAAGGTCCAGCTGGAGAAGTGACGATTGAGGAAGGCGTTATCGTTGCAGCCCGCCATATTCATTTCCACACGAGCGATGCTGAAAAATGGGGCATTGCCGACAAGCAAAAGCTGAAAGTGCGTTTTGGCGGAGATCGTGGCGTCGTATTTGAGGAAGTGATCGCCCGTGTATCCCCAGATTTCGCATTGGACATGCATATTGATACGGACGAAGCGAATGCGGCTGGCATTAAAAATGGCGATACAGCTGAAATTGTAGGCTAA
- the miaB gene encoding tRNA (N6-isopentenyl adenosine(37)-C2)-methylthiotransferase MiaB — protein sequence MTKGNSADLKAANKDRDYSKYFDFSDAKVLSEEDGKITYRIKGRNIQINAAPNHKEEKKRGKEDIEVHYDFSIPEEFRTLGKGKFYLIQTYGCQMNEHDTEVMKGMFEEMGYTATDDRTEADVVLLNTCAIRENAEDKVFGELGHLKVLKQQKPGLLLGVCGCMSQEESVVGRILQKHSFVDMIFGTHNIHRLPFLLQNAYFSKEMVVEVWSKEGDIIENMPKKREGMRAWVNIMYGCDKFCTYCIVPYTRGKERSRRPEDVIAEVRELARQGFKEVTLLGQNVNAYGKDFEDIAYRFGDLMNDMSKIDIPRVRFTTSHPRDFDDHLIEVLAQRGNLVEHIHLPVQSGSTEVLKRMSRKYSREMYLELVGKIKAAIPDAMLTSDIIVGFPGETDEQFEDTLSLVREVGFDSAYTFLYSPREGTPAAGMEDNVPLDVKKRRLQRLNDLLKQMSLESHQRLIGTTIEVLIEGESKNNANVLAGRTRTNKLVHLEGPQEWIGQLIEAKVTEAKTWYIKAEPTETQLREAVVL from the coding sequence ATGACAAAGGGGAACTCGGCGGATTTGAAAGCCGCTAATAAAGATAGGGATTACTCGAAATACTTTGATTTCTCTGATGCGAAGGTGCTTAGCGAGGAAGACGGCAAAATCACCTATCGAATCAAAGGGCGCAATATTCAAATCAATGCTGCTCCGAACCACAAGGAAGAGAAAAAACGGGGCAAAGAGGACATAGAGGTTCATTATGATTTTTCCATACCGGAGGAATTCCGGACGCTGGGCAAAGGCAAGTTTTATTTGATTCAAACGTACGGCTGCCAAATGAATGAGCATGACACGGAAGTTATGAAGGGCATGTTCGAGGAAATGGGCTATACGGCGACGGATGATCGGACTGAGGCAGATGTGGTGCTGCTTAATACATGTGCGATCCGTGAAAATGCCGAGGATAAAGTATTCGGGGAGCTTGGACATCTTAAGGTGCTGAAGCAGCAGAAGCCGGGCTTGCTGCTCGGCGTATGCGGCTGCATGTCGCAGGAGGAATCGGTTGTCGGACGTATTTTGCAAAAGCATTCCTTCGTCGATATGATTTTCGGCACGCATAACATTCACCGCTTGCCATTCCTGCTGCAAAATGCCTATTTCAGCAAAGAGATGGTTGTCGAGGTATGGTCCAAAGAAGGCGATATTATCGAAAACATGCCGAAGAAACGTGAAGGCATGCGGGCTTGGGTTAACATCATGTATGGCTGCGATAAATTTTGCACGTACTGCATTGTGCCTTACACAAGGGGCAAGGAGCGGAGCCGCAGGCCGGAGGACGTTATTGCCGAGGTAAGGGAGCTGGCGAGACAAGGCTTCAAGGAAGTGACGCTGCTGGGGCAAAACGTGAACGCTTATGGCAAAGATTTTGAAGATATCGCCTATCGCTTTGGCGATCTCATGAACGATATGTCTAAAATCGACATTCCGCGCGTTCGTTTTACAACGAGCCATCCTAGAGACTTTGATGATCATCTCATTGAGGTGCTGGCACAGCGGGGCAACTTGGTCGAGCATATTCATCTGCCTGTTCAATCGGGCAGCACGGAAGTGCTTAAACGGATGAGCCGCAAATACTCGCGTGAAATGTATTTAGAGCTTGTAGGTAAAATTAAGGCGGCTATCCCGGATGCGATGCTGACCTCTGATATTATCGTCGGGTTCCCTGGCGAAACGGATGAGCAGTTCGAGGACACGCTCTCGCTCGTTCGCGAGGTGGGCTTTGACTCCGCCTATACCTTCCTCTATTCGCCGCGTGAAGGTACGCCTGCTGCTGGTATGGAGGATAATGTTCCACTTGATGTCAAGAAGCGTAGACTGCAGCGTCTGAATGATTTACTTAAACAGATGAGCCTGGAAAGCCATCAGCGGTTGATCGGCACGACAATCGAGGTGCTGATTGAAGGTGAGAGCAAAAATAACGCTAATGTGCTGGCTGGACGTACTCGTACGAACAAGCTCGTTCATTTGGAAGGTCCGCAGGAATGGATTGGGCAGCTTATTGAAGCGAAAGTGACGGAAGCGAAAACCTGGTATATTAAAGCAGAGCCTACAGAAACGCAATTGCGTGAAGCGGTTGTGCTCTAA
- a CDS encoding YlbF family regulator, with protein sequence MSEQQTVQGNTEHGHHHHEHGEGCGIPKFDTRDLLIREDIMKKAKELADLIYTSEEVQQYRRAENQIQGNTKIQELIATVKKKQKELVAFETTFKNETMVKKIEQEMEVLQDELDGIPIVTEFQQSQSDINYLLQLVISIVRDTVSEKINVEAGSEEAPAECD encoded by the coding sequence ATGTCTGAGCAACAAACGGTCCAAGGAAATACGGAGCATGGCCATCACCATCATGAGCATGGTGAAGGATGCGGGATTCCAAAGTTTGATACGCGTGATTTGCTAATTCGCGAAGACATTATGAAGAAGGCGAAAGAGCTTGCTGACCTGATTTATACTTCTGAGGAAGTGCAGCAGTACCGCCGTGCGGAAAACCAAATTCAAGGCAATACGAAAATTCAGGAATTGATTGCGACTGTGAAGAAAAAGCAAAAGGAACTTGTCGCCTTTGAAACGACTTTCAAAAACGAAACGATGGTCAAAAAGATCGAGCAGGAAATGGAAGTGCTTCAGGATGAGCTGGACGGCATTCCGATCGTAACGGAATTCCAGCAAAGCCAGTCCGACATCAACTATTTGCTGCAGCTCGTTATTTCCATTGTACGGGATACGGTTTCTGAGAAAATCAACGTTGAGGCAGGCTCTGAGGAAGCGCCTGCTGAGTGCGACTAA
- a CDS encoding biotin transporter BioY, with the protein MIKRSTNIRSLVYIALFAALFIVMSSLQFKFAASPVPITLQTLAVALAGLFLGARNGFLSILIVVVLATIGLPLINGNGGFGMIAGPTGGFLVAFPFCALLVGFFSSKLLHSSFAAKNRIATAILLFVIFELFSSFFAYVIGVPWLMQVTGLSFQKAMINGCYPFLPGDAAKSVLAVIITMALKPYILRIQASTGKKNTEAAASFPTTV; encoded by the coding sequence TTGATCAAACGCAGTACGAATATTCGCAGCCTGGTGTACATAGCCTTGTTCGCTGCCTTATTTATTGTCATGAGCAGCCTTCAATTCAAGTTTGCCGCCTCACCCGTACCGATAACTCTGCAAACGCTCGCCGTTGCGCTCGCGGGACTATTCCTCGGTGCACGCAATGGATTTTTATCCATTTTGATTGTCGTTGTACTAGCAACGATCGGGCTTCCGCTTATTAACGGAAATGGCGGCTTCGGCATGATAGCCGGACCTACCGGCGGTTTTCTCGTAGCCTTCCCCTTTTGTGCCCTGCTTGTAGGCTTCTTCTCATCCAAGCTGCTCCATAGCTCTTTTGCAGCAAAAAACCGCATCGCAACCGCTATTTTGCTGTTTGTCATTTTCGAGCTGTTTAGTTCTTTTTTCGCTTATGTAATTGGAGTTCCTTGGCTCATGCAAGTAACAGGCCTCTCGTTTCAAAAGGCAATGATTAATGGCTGCTACCCATTCCTGCCAGGCGATGCTGCCAAGTCCGTGTTGGCCGTCATTATAACGATGGCGTTAAAGCCGTATATTTTAAGGATTCAAGCTTCAACTGGCAAGAAAAATACAGAAGCCGCTGCTTCATTCCCAACAACCGTTTAA
- a CDS encoding ATP-binding cassette domain-containing protein, whose product MHDYLIQVEGLTVRPRVFDMASEQLPIIRDVSFTLNEGDWLTLLGSNGSGKSTLAKVIAGFPVGEKSGTYLLGEKLAAYNKPIPIVMQQPEASMLGATPWEDIVLMLEQHGINSEAIAVLTEESLGLTGLLERKDQAVGTLSGGQKQLTAIAGCLAVKAPVLVLDEATAMLDPEASLAIGEKVRELHAAGSTIIWITQKLAELRHGDRVVVMEQGRLVFDGTTEMFYERSGIEKGTGNEEGGRSWCELLGFEAPYAVQTAWELEKLGIVLKPLPLTVDRLAEALQR is encoded by the coding sequence TTGCACGATTATTTGATACAAGTTGAAGGTCTGACGGTCAGGCCACGCGTTTTTGACATGGCAAGTGAGCAGCTTCCCATTATTAGAGATGTCAGTTTCACTCTGAACGAAGGGGATTGGCTGACGCTGCTGGGGAGCAATGGGAGTGGGAAAAGTACGCTCGCTAAGGTCATTGCCGGGTTTCCTGTGGGTGAGAAAAGCGGGACCTATTTGCTCGGAGAGAAGCTTGCTGCCTACAATAAACCGATTCCAATTGTCATGCAGCAGCCCGAGGCCTCCATGCTTGGCGCAACGCCTTGGGAGGATATTGTATTGATGCTGGAGCAGCATGGAATTAACAGCGAGGCGATAGCTGTGCTTACGGAGGAGTCGCTTGGTTTAACCGGCTTGCTGGAACGGAAGGACCAAGCGGTTGGCACTTTGTCGGGCGGGCAGAAGCAGCTGACAGCCATTGCTGGTTGTTTGGCGGTAAAAGCACCTGTGCTTGTGCTCGATGAAGCGACTGCAATGCTGGATCCTGAAGCAAGTCTGGCCATTGGGGAGAAAGTGCGCGAGCTTCACGCTGCAGGTAGCACGATCATATGGATTACGCAAAAGCTCGCTGAGCTTCGACATGGTGATCGAGTCGTCGTGATGGAGCAGGGCCGACTCGTTTTTGACGGGACGACGGAGATGTTTTATGAGCGCAGTGGTATTGAAAAGGGTACGGGGAATGAAGAAGGAGGGCGGAGCTGGTGCGAGCTGCTCGGTTTTGAGGCCCCCTATGCGGTACAGACAGCTTGGGAGCTGGAGAAGCTGGGCATCGTTTTAAAGCCTCTGCCTTTGACCGTAGACAGGCTCGCGGAGGCGCTGCAAAGATGA
- a CDS encoding ATP-binding cassette domain-containing protein has product MIDFSWRLEAIRVCAAGERDQTLLAIEEKLVFKEGTITLLIGSNGAGKSTLLETMAGLRKLSGGEIALGADLLWVKKGRRRRLSRSVVLNTGIALQHSESQWFAATVKEELLYSLKPYKLEPPEKERRLQHALQAAGLPAELLARDPWSLSGGQQRRLALACLLACKPQWLLLDEPTAGLDAEGISRLCAVLAAHKAAGRGAVVATHDPGALLPLADEVVVVVDGLVREAVAASAWANAHAADAAAPQALRALAKLRGFAAQPPGGGAAVWPAPKALAAAIHAAAAQPQSGRADAPAAAALPGAAAMPLAAPQAPPAMELRPSPGAAPTAANASPPLPKPKRRPLPPAQPEAQRLEARFDPRALIAAYMLLAATIIMQHSWSGLLLAGALAAAIWLPLRTQMRPWLGFIRAYALITLLFGVVAGAHLQPLSFDWEQSARTMLRLATLFCAMLLGLPMLLLMTPLRIQRALEQTFGWMSRFKVPISAITLTVTLIFRFIPLLLKEWERFAKIAHARGKATTPVGALPPSMLASAIIPYIRSILRIAEQMAEALEARGIGNNEIRSTQGFRLRFGRQDVLLLGVAVIGSVVLYMWATL; this is encoded by the coding sequence ATGATCGATTTTAGCTGGAGGCTGGAAGCCATACGCGTCTGTGCAGCAGGAGAACGAGACCAAACGCTTCTGGCTATAGAAGAAAAGCTCGTATTTAAAGAAGGTACGATTACGCTGCTCATCGGCAGCAATGGTGCAGGAAAATCCACGCTGTTGGAAACAATGGCAGGGCTCCGCAAGCTAAGCGGGGGTGAGATTGCGCTCGGTGCTGATTTGCTTTGGGTGAAAAAGGGAAGACGCAGACGTCTTAGCCGCAGCGTCGTGCTGAATACGGGCATAGCGCTCCAGCATTCGGAGTCGCAATGGTTTGCGGCGACCGTGAAGGAGGAGCTCCTCTATTCACTGAAGCCGTATAAGCTGGAGCCGCCGGAGAAGGAACGGCGGCTCCAGCATGCGCTGCAAGCAGCAGGCTTGCCTGCCGAGCTGCTTGCCCGCGATCCTTGGTCGCTCAGCGGCGGACAGCAGCGGCGACTCGCACTGGCTTGCCTGCTGGCATGCAAGCCGCAATGGCTGCTGCTGGATGAGCCGACGGCGGGGCTGGACGCCGAGGGCATCAGCCGCTTGTGCGCCGTATTAGCGGCGCACAAGGCGGCTGGGCGCGGAGCGGTCGTGGCAACGCACGATCCGGGCGCGCTGCTGCCGCTTGCGGACGAAGTCGTCGTGGTCGTGGACGGCTTGGTCCGCGAAGCGGTCGCTGCATCGGCGTGGGCGAATGCCCATGCTGCAGATGCAGCTGCGCCGCAGGCGCTGCGCGCGCTGGCCAAGCTGCGCGGCTTCGCGGCGCAGCCGCCGGGCGGTGGCGCCGCCGTATGGCCGGCGCCGAAGGCACTTGCGGCGGCGATTCATGCCGCCGCCGCGCAGCCGCAGAGCGGCCGGGCGGACGCCCCGGCCGCAGCGGCGCTGCCTGGCGCGGCGGCTATGCCGCTCGCCGCGCCGCAGGCGCCTCCGGCGATGGAGCTGCGCCCATCGCCGGGCGCAGCGCCCACAGCGGCGAACGCTTCGCCGCCGCTGCCTAAACCTAAGCGCCGACCACTCCCGCCGGCGCAGCCCGAAGCGCAGCGCCTAGAGGCGCGCTTCGATCCAAGAGCGCTCATCGCCGCCTATATGCTGCTGGCGGCGACCATCATCATGCAGCATAGCTGGAGCGGCTTGCTGCTTGCTGGAGCGCTTGCAGCCGCGATATGGCTGCCGCTGCGCACTCAAATGCGGCCGTGGCTCGGTTTTATTCGAGCCTACGCCTTAATCACTCTGCTCTTCGGTGTTGTAGCCGGAGCACATCTACAGCCATTATCGTTTGATTGGGAGCAATCGGCACGAACGATGCTCCGCTTGGCGACGCTTTTTTGCGCCATGCTGCTTGGCCTGCCGATGCTGCTGCTTATGACGCCGCTGCGAATTCAGCGGGCGCTGGAGCAAACATTCGGCTGGATGAGCCGATTTAAAGTCCCGATCTCAGCGATTACCTTGACCGTGACCTTAATCTTTCGATTTATTCCGCTGCTGCTAAAGGAATGGGAGCGCTTTGCGAAAATCGCCCATGCGCGGGGGAAAGCAACTACGCCAGTCGGCGCTTTGCCGCCCTCGATGCTGGCATCGGCGATTATCCCCTATATTCGTTCAATTTTGCGAATAGCCGAGCAAATGGCAGAGGCGCTGGAGGCGAGAGGGATTGGCAACAATGAGATTCGTTCGACCCAAGGCTTCCGCTTGCGATTTGGCCGTCAGGATGTACTGCTGCTCGGAGTAGCGGTAATTGGCTCGGTCGTATTATATATGTGGGCTACCCTTTAA
- a CDS encoding MFS transporter, protein MSTASQRLVFTVVTLLYWTSMYVYVPTLSPFLSGRGLSMQLIGIVLGSYGFVQMLIRFPVGVASDRFGKRKPFIILGMVTALLSCLLFLVPGHWLWPLGGRAMAGICASTWVAFTVMYANYFAAEDAARAMGSISVMIVSGQMLGMLMSGTVTDMWGDAAPFITGAVIAGVGLVLGLLLKEPPKQPHERVGMTLAMARSIIGTKLLLQVSLLSILAHGVLFITMFGFTPLKAETLGITGYGLTLIVFAFMLPHALASMFTAKWFAPRFGNWVTIGMGFVLSTICTVSIAYTDSFAMLALTQAINGFAQGLHLPLLLGLAIRDVQPSGRATAMGLYQAVYSIGMFSGPFLAGWLNDSWGMSSGFWFGGMLGAAAALLSVWWYMKERTTSRIVAENK, encoded by the coding sequence ATGTCTACTGCTTCACAACGCTTGGTATTTACGGTAGTTACGCTATTATACTGGACGTCGATGTACGTTTATGTACCGACATTATCGCCTTTTTTGAGCGGCCGCGGCTTGTCGATGCAACTGATAGGCATTGTGCTTGGCAGCTATGGCTTTGTTCAAATGCTCATACGCTTCCCCGTTGGAGTTGCCTCTGACCGCTTCGGCAAGCGCAAGCCGTTTATTATACTGGGAATGGTGACTGCTCTCTTAAGCTGCTTGCTGTTTCTAGTGCCAGGGCACTGGCTATGGCCGCTCGGAGGCCGGGCAATGGCTGGCATATGCGCCTCGACATGGGTTGCTTTTACAGTCATGTATGCCAATTATTTTGCTGCAGAAGATGCTGCACGCGCGATGGGCAGCATTAGCGTGATGATCGTTAGCGGCCAAATGCTCGGCATGCTGATGAGCGGAACAGTGACCGATATGTGGGGAGATGCCGCACCCTTCATTACTGGGGCTGTCATCGCTGGGGTAGGGCTAGTGCTAGGCCTGCTTTTAAAAGAACCGCCGAAACAGCCGCATGAGCGCGTCGGCATGACACTCGCAATGGCACGCAGCATTATCGGCACAAAGCTGCTGCTTCAAGTATCGCTGCTCTCCATTCTCGCACATGGCGTGCTGTTCATTACAATGTTTGGCTTTACGCCACTCAAGGCAGAGACGCTGGGCATTACTGGATATGGGCTGACTTTGATTGTTTTCGCCTTTATGCTGCCGCATGCGCTCGCTTCAATGTTTACGGCCAAATGGTTCGCCCCGCGCTTCGGCAATTGGGTTACCATTGGAATGGGCTTTGTGCTAAGCACAATATGTACGGTGTCCATTGCCTATACAGATTCTTTCGCGATGCTGGCGCTGACGCAAGCGATAAACGGATTTGCCCAAGGCTTGCATTTGCCGCTGCTGCTCGGACTTGCCATTCGTGATGTCCAGCCCTCCGGGAGAGCTACTGCCATGGGCCTTTATCAGGCGGTATATTCGATTGGGATGTTTTCCGGCCCTTTTCTAGCCGGCTGGCTCAACGACAGCTGGGGCATGAGCAGCGGCTTCTGGTTCGGCGGCATGCTTGGTGCTGCCGCAGCGCTGCTTAGTGTGTGGTGGTATATGAAGGAGCGGACTACGAGCAGAATTGTTGCGGAGAATAAATGA
- a CDS encoding efflux RND transporter permease subunit: protein MKSIIRFSLNNKVALWILTLLVLAAGMYAGLRMKMETLPDITVPIVSITTVFPGAAPEEVMEKITKPIEQRTRHAEGVSVVRSTSYENASSVVIEYDYGTDMDKAAAQIKEDLNGLSLPEGVATPQVSRISLNAFPVLSLSFSNEKADIKELTRTVENDVLPMLEGIDGVASVQVSGQNANEIQLAFKPEQLAKYGLTKETVKGLIQGSALTVPLGVFEFGQSEKTLVVDGNIATLKDLKNMDIPYNPANRNGAGNTAPSAADRQTGQSMQPITSFTGGLNAASGQALSPAAGLADSDQGVAKAIASMSTLPTVKLNEIANISIIGKVESISRTNGKESIGVSIVKAADANTVEVVDAVNAELDKLKQAQPALIVETTLDQGKPIKKSVETMVSKAIIGAIFAVFIILIFLRNIRSTIIAVISIPLSLLIAVLLLSQMDITLNVMTLGAMTVAIGRVIDDSIVVIENIYRRLSLPGEKLSGKELFLDATREMFIPIFASTIVTIAVFLPLGLVSGMIGEIFLPFALTVVFALLASLLVAVTVVPMLAHLMFRGDLPSGKRHADKPGRLAEWYKSILRWSLNHKAASFGAAVILLVGSLFLVPVIGVSFLSSDQEKMMLVTYNPAPRETKEQVQELALQAEKRLLGRPGLNIVQYAVGGANPFSPGASKQAVFNLRYEDTFPAFDDEKQQVVVLLGKVGGRGEWKQQDFSGGALGGSGLSITAFGPDMALLEPVVKQLEEKLKKNAHLTNVATSLAATYEQYRLVADQRKLSQYGLTAGQVAAALSPVRSQPVLGTVKQEGAELNIYEKLEQAVYASKAELEKVMLTSPLGAQVALSDVVTIKEGQSPNTITRQNERVYAEVTADVVSSNVGAVTAELQQMLDDMPAAAGISYKLGGVSEQINESFTQLGIAMLAAIAIVYFVLVLTFGGALTPLALLLSLPFTVIGALLGLLLGRETISVTSLIGALMLIGIVVTNAIVLVDRVIHKEAEGLSVREALLEAAGTRLRPILMTAIATVGALLPLAFGFESGGLITKGMALTVIGGLTSSTLLTLVIVPVFYEIFHRRPKSFLKKQQV, encoded by the coding sequence GTGAAAAGCATCATCCGATTTTCGCTCAATAATAAAGTAGCACTGTGGATTTTGACGCTGCTTGTGCTGGCAGCAGGCATGTACGCAGGCCTTCGTATGAAGATGGAGACGCTGCCCGATATTACCGTGCCGATTGTTAGCATTACGACTGTGTTTCCAGGCGCCGCACCAGAAGAGGTGATGGAGAAAATAACCAAGCCTATCGAGCAGCGGACCCGCCATGCGGAAGGGGTAAGTGTCGTGCGCTCGACCTCCTATGAAAATGCATCTTCCGTCGTCATTGAGTATGACTATGGTACCGATATGGACAAGGCGGCAGCACAAATTAAGGAAGATTTGAATGGGCTAAGCTTGCCCGAAGGTGTGGCAACCCCGCAAGTATCGCGAATTAGCTTGAATGCATTTCCTGTGCTTTCGCTTAGCTTCTCTAATGAAAAAGCAGATATTAAGGAGCTGACACGGACGGTCGAAAATGACGTGCTGCCGATGCTCGAAGGTATTGATGGTGTAGCTAGTGTACAAGTATCCGGACAAAATGCAAATGAGATCCAGCTAGCCTTTAAGCCGGAGCAGTTGGCGAAGTACGGCTTGACGAAGGAAACGGTCAAAGGCTTGATTCAAGGCTCGGCGCTGACCGTCCCGCTCGGCGTATTTGAATTTGGACAGTCGGAGAAAACGCTCGTTGTAGACGGCAATATTGCGACGTTAAAAGATTTGAAAAACATGGACATTCCCTACAATCCAGCCAATAGGAATGGGGCAGGCAATACTGCTCCCTCGGCAGCAGACCGGCAAACAGGGCAATCGATGCAGCCGATCACTTCCTTTACAGGCGGCTTGAATGCTGCCAGCGGGCAAGCTTTATCCCCGGCGGCAGGTCTGGCTGACTCTGATCAGGGCGTAGCTAAGGCGATAGCCAGCATGAGCACGCTCCCTACCGTAAAGCTAAACGAAATTGCAAATATATCGATCATCGGCAAAGTCGAATCGATATCGCGTACGAATGGGAAGGAATCGATCGGTGTATCGATTGTAAAGGCGGCTGATGCCAATACCGTCGAGGTCGTGGATGCGGTGAATGCTGAGCTGGACAAACTGAAGCAAGCGCAGCCTGCGCTTATCGTGGAAACGACACTGGATCAAGGAAAGCCGATTAAAAAATCGGTGGAGACGATGGTCAGCAAAGCGATCATCGGCGCCATTTTTGCCGTGTTCATTATATTGATTTTTCTACGCAACATTCGGTCGACCATTATTGCCGTCATTTCGATTCCGCTATCCCTTCTAATTGCTGTGCTGCTGCTCAGCCAGATGGACATTACGTTGAATGTCATGACGCTTGGTGCCATGACGGTGGCGATTGGCCGGGTCATTGATGATTCCATCGTCGTCATCGAAAATATTTACCGAAGGCTCTCGCTTCCAGGTGAAAAACTGTCCGGCAAGGAGCTGTTTCTGGATGCGACCCGTGAAATGTTCATCCCGATTTTTGCCTCGACCATTGTGACGATAGCCGTATTTTTACCGCTGGGCCTTGTGTCGGGCATGATCGGCGAAATTTTTCTGCCCTTTGCCTTAACAGTCGTATTTGCCTTGCTTGCCTCCTTGCTTGTTGCGGTAACGGTGGTGCCGATGCTGGCGCATCTCATGTTCCGGGGCGACCTGCCTTCAGGCAAGCGGCATGCGGACAAGCCTGGCCGCCTAGCCGAGTGGTACAAAAGCATTCTCCGCTGGTCGCTCAATCATAAGGCTGCTTCGTTTGGCGCTGCAGTAATACTGCTCGTAGGGAGCTTGTTTCTAGTACCGGTTATTGGAGTGAGCTTCCTGTCGTCCGATCAGGAGAAAATGATGCTGGTTACGTATAACCCGGCTCCAAGGGAGACGAAGGAGCAGGTGCAGGAGCTGGCGTTACAGGCAGAAAAGCGGCTGCTCGGACGGCCGGGACTGAACATTGTCCAATATGCGGTTGGCGGTGCCAATCCGTTTAGTCCAGGCGCTTCGAAGCAGGCTGTGTTTAATTTGCGATATGAGGATACCTTTCCGGCGTTTGACGATGAAAAGCAGCAGGTGGTCGTCCTGCTCGGGAAGGTTGGGGGACGTGGCGAGTGGAAGCAGCAGGATTTTAGCGGCGGGGCGCTAGGCGGATCTGGCTTGTCCATTACTGCATTTGGCCCAGATATGGCTCTATTGGAACCCGTTGTCAAACAGTTGGAAGAAAAGCTCAAAAAGAATGCTCATTTGACAAATGTCGCAACAAGCCTTGCTGCAACCTATGAGCAGTACCGTCTGGTCGCCGATCAGCGGAAGCTAAGCCAATATGGCTTGACGGCAGGACAGGTGGCGGCGGCGCTCAGCCCCGTTCGGAGCCAGCCTGTACTTGGAACGGTTAAGCAGGAAGGAGCGGAGCTGAACATTTATGAGAAGCTGGAGCAGGCAGTCTATGCCAGCAAAGCAGAGCTCGAAAAGGTCATGCTGACCTCTCCGCTTGGGGCGCAAGTAGCGCTCAGCGATGTCGTAACGATTAAGGAAGGACAATCGCCGAATACGATTACCCGGCAGAATGAGCGCGTTTATGCGGAGGTGACGGCGGATGTGGTTTCTTCCAATGTAGGAGCTGTAACGGCGGAGCTGCAGCAAATGCTGGATGATATGCCGGCTGCAGCGGGGATCAGCTACAAGCTGGGTGGGGTGAGCGAACAAATTAATGAATCGTTCACGCAGCTTGGCATTGCAATGCTGGCTGCCATTGCGATTGTCTATTTTGTACTTGTTCTTACGTTTGGCGGCGCTTTGACTCCGCTTGCTCTGCTGCTTTCGCTCCCATTTACGGTAATAGGCGCATTGCTTGGCCTGCTTCTAGGCAGGGAGACGATAAGCGTTACATCGCTCATTGGCGCGTTGATGCTTATTGGCATCGTCGTTACGAATGCAATTGTTCTGGTGGACCGGGTCATCCATAAGGAAGCGGAGGGACTATCTGTCCGTGAGGCGCTGCTCGAAGCAGCAGGCACGCGCCTGCGTCCAATTTTAATGACCGCTATTGCGACGGTCGGCGCATTGCTGCCGCTTGCGTTCGGGTTTGAGTCAGGAGGGCTTATTACAAAAGGGATGGCGCTGACTGTTATTGGCGGCTTAACGAGCTCAACCTTGCTGACGCTGGTAATCGTTCCTGTATTTTATGAAATTTTTCACCGCAGGCCAAAGTCATTTTTAAAAAAGCAGCAAGTATAA